From a single Enterobacteriaceae endosymbiont of Donacia bicoloricornis genomic region:
- the thrB gene encoding homoserine kinase encodes MIKIYSPASIGNVNVGFDTLGIALSRIDKGILGDLITISSSNKFILINKGIFLNDLPKNNYENIIFHCWIKFCKKIGKKIPIKIILEKNVPVASGLGSSACSIVAFLKAINLFCNNPLNNLDLLKLMGKLEGLLSGNIHYDNIVPCLLGGMKLILINNKNNLIIQNVPIFKNWFWVIAYPGIKLSTFGSRKILPKLYKKEILIKQSQYLAGFINASHTKKELLASKLMQDFIAEPYRKSLIPNFKKISYIAKKLGALNYGISGSGPTIFSIFNNLSYANKMVIWLKKNYLKNNTGFVYVCKINNIGTQIMEKK; translated from the coding sequence ATGATTAAAATTTATTCTCCTGCTTCTATTGGAAATGTTAATGTAGGTTTTGATACATTAGGTATAGCATTATCTAGAATTGATAAAGGTATTTTAGGGGATTTAATAACAATTTCTTCATCTAATAAATTTATATTAATTAATAAAGGAATATTTTTAAATGATTTACCAAAAAATAATTATGAAAATATTATTTTTCATTGTTGGATAAAATTTTGTAAAAAAATTGGGAAAAAAATTCCAATAAAAATAATTTTAGAAAAAAATGTTCCTGTAGCATCAGGACTAGGTTCTAGTGCATGTTCAATTGTTGCATTTTTAAAAGCAATAAATTTATTTTGTAATAACCCATTAAATAATCTTGATTTACTAAAATTAATGGGTAAATTAGAAGGATTATTATCTGGTAATATACATTATGATAATATAGTTCCCTGTTTATTAGGAGGAATGAAATTAATATTAATTAATAATAAAAATAATTTAATTATTCAAAATGTTCCAATTTTTAAAAATTGGTTTTGGGTTATTGCTTATCCAGGAATTAAATTATCTACTTTTGGTTCTAGAAAAATTTTACCAAAACTATATAAAAAAGAAATTTTAATTAAACAAAGTCAATATTTAGCAGGATTTATTAATGCTAGTCATACAAAAAAAGAATTATTAGCATCTAAATTAATGCAAGATTTTATTGCTGAACCATATAGAAAATCTTTAATACCTAATTTTAAAAAAATTTCCTATATAGCAAAAAAATTAGGAGCTTTAAATTATGGTATTTCAGGTTCAGGACCAACAATATTTAGTATTTTTAATAATTTAAGTTATGCAAATAAAATGGTTATATGGTTAAAAAAAAATTATTTAAAAAATAATACAGGGTTTGTTTATGTATGTAAAATTAATAATATAGGTACTCAAATTATGGAGAAAAAATGA
- the thrA gene encoding bifunctional aspartate kinase/homoserine dehydrogenase I, translating into MIVLKFGGTSLKNAERFLIVTNIINHILLKNEKVAIVLSAPANITNILEIMIEKSIKKKNYKQDIIYIKNFFIKIVNDFEKKIKNPDFNILNNNINKIINKIEKLLDGINLLNYCPDIIKAKILSQGEKFSIILLEYLLKIKKYKIFIISPKKYLLAYGNYLESTVDINLTLKNIQNINLTNIDIILMPGFSAVNQKKQTVLLGRNGSDYSAAILAVCLKAKHCEIWTDVDGIYTADPNIIPNTKLVKFITYQEAITLAYFGAKVIHYKTLAPMLKNNIPCMIKNIINLNSEGTLINNFNIKNHIISKIKGITELKNISLLNINGDKNKHIKSIISRILFFIFTLKISIYFITQSSEDCNINIFLLNKNLNNLKNLLEDEFYIELKYSLIKSIKIIKNLSLITLVNNDINHSSNIISKFLNIFKTTNINIFAISQNIFQNYISVAIKEKYAKNIIEIIHRILFHKEKILEVFIIGTGNIGSTLLKQIDKNKYYFKNKNIFLKICSIMNTKNFLFNFSGLNIKTWEKEIKNHIYDNIIKKLLKKSKKYKFINPVIIDCTSSQEIADQYINFLSYGFNIIATNKTANSTRIEYYNQIRSTASKLNLKFYYETNVGAGLPVINTLQNILKTGDKIINFIGILSGSLSFIFGKLEENITLSQSIIMAQKMGFTEPDPRTDLTGIDVARKLLILAREIGFNIELNDIIIESVIPKKFNKQKSLTEFFNSLSEINKIYKKKVQKAKKDNKVLRYIGSINSKGICKVKIIEIDNNHPFFKIKNGENSFAFYTNYYKPYPLVLRGYGAGNNVTAAGVLIDLLRLI; encoded by the coding sequence ATGATAGTATTAAAATTTGGTGGAACATCATTAAAAAATGCAGAAAGATTTTTAATAGTAACTAATATAATTAATCATATTCTGTTAAAAAATGAAAAAGTAGCTATTGTTCTATCTGCTCCTGCAAATATTACAAATATTTTAGAAATAATGATAGAAAAATCTATAAAAAAAAAAAACTATAAACAAGACATAATTTATATAAAAAATTTTTTTATAAAAATAGTTAATGATTTTGAAAAAAAAATAAAAAACCCAGATTTTAATATTTTAAACAATAATATAAATAAAATTATTAATAAAATCGAAAAATTATTAGATGGTATTAATTTACTTAATTATTGTCCTGATATTATTAAGGCAAAAATTTTATCACAGGGTGAAAAGTTTTCAATTATTTTATTAGAATATTTATTAAAAATAAAAAAATATAAAATATTTATAATTTCTCCTAAAAAATATTTATTAGCATATGGAAATTATTTAGAATCTACAGTAGATATTAATTTAACTTTAAAAAATATTCAAAATATTAATTTAACAAATATTGATATAATATTAATGCCTGGTTTTTCTGCTGTTAATCAAAAAAAACAAACAGTTTTATTAGGTAGAAATGGTTCAGATTATTCTGCAGCAATATTAGCTGTTTGCTTGAAAGCTAAGCATTGCGAAATTTGGACTGATGTAGATGGTATATATACAGCAGATCCTAATATTATACCAAATACTAAATTAGTAAAATTTATTACTTATCAAGAAGCTATAACATTAGCATATTTTGGAGCAAAAGTTATTCATTACAAAACTTTAGCTCCAATGTTAAAAAATAATATACCTTGTATGATTAAAAATATAATTAATTTAAATTCAGAAGGAACTTTAATTAATAATTTTAATATTAAAAATCATATTATATCAAAAATTAAGGGAATTACAGAATTAAAAAATATATCATTATTAAACATTAATGGTGATAAAAATAAACACATTAAAAGTATTATATCAAGAATATTATTTTTTATATTTACTTTAAAAATATCTATTTATTTTATTACTCAATCTTCTGAAGATTGTAATATTAATATTTTTTTATTAAACAAAAACTTAAATAATTTAAAAAATTTATTAGAAGATGAATTTTATATAGAATTAAAATATAGTTTAATCAAATCAATCAAAATAATTAAAAATTTATCACTAATTACATTAGTAAATAACGATATTAATCATTCTTCAAATATAATTTCTAAATTTTTAAATATTTTTAAAACAACAAATATTAATATATTTGCTATATCACAGAATATTTTTCAGAATTATATTTCTGTTGCAATTAAAGAAAAATATGCAAAAAATATTATAGAGATAATACATAGAATATTATTTCATAAAGAAAAAATATTAGAAGTTTTTATAATAGGTACTGGAAATATTGGAAGTACTTTATTAAAACAAATTGATAAAAATAAATATTATTTTAAAAATAAAAATATTTTTTTAAAAATTTGTAGTATTATGAATACAAAAAATTTTTTATTTAATTTTAGTGGTCTTAACATAAAAACTTGGGAAAAAGAAATTAAAAATCATATTTATGATAATATAATAAAAAAATTATTAAAAAAATCTAAAAAATATAAATTTATTAATCCTGTAATTATTGATTGTACTTCTTCACAAGAAATTGCAGATCAATATATAAATTTTTTAAGTTATGGTTTTAATATAATTGCTACTAATAAAACAGCAAATTCTACCAGAATAGAATATTATAATCAAATACGTTCTACAGCAAGTAAATTAAATTTAAAATTTTATTATGAAACTAACGTAGGTGCTGGATTACCAGTTATTAATACATTACAAAATATCCTGAAAACAGGTGATAAAATTATTAATTTTATCGGTATTTTATCTGGTTCACTTTCATTTATTTTTGGTAAATTAGAAGAAAATATCACTTTATCTCAATCAATAATAATGGCCCAAAAAATGGGTTTTACAGAACCTGATCCAAGAACAGATCTTACGGGAATAGATGTAGCTAGAAAATTACTTATATTAGCTAGAGAAATTGGTTTTAATATAGAATTAAATGATATTATTATTGAATCTGTTATACCTAAAAAATTTAATAAACAAAAATCTCTTACAGAATTTTTTAATTCTTTATCAGAAATAAATAAAATTTATAAAAAAAAAGTTCAAAAAGCAAAAAAAGACAATAAAGTCTTACGTTATATTGGAAGTATAAATTCTAAAGGAATATGTAAGGTAAAAATTATAGAAATTGACAATAATCATCCTTTTTTTAAAATAAAAAATGGAGAAAATTCTTTTGCTTTTTATACTAATTATTATAAACCTTATCCATTAGTATTAAGAGGATACGGTGCTGGTAATAATGTTACTGCCGCAGGAGTATTAATTGATTTATTACGTTTAATTTAA
- the parC gene encoding DNA topoisomerase IV subunit A, which yields MNKLVQKNLIESESMQLDKFAEHAYLNYSIYVISDRALPHIGDGLKPVQRRIIYAMSELGLKYSCKFKKSARTIGDVIGKYHPHGDVACYEAMVLMAQSFSYRYPLIEGQGNWGSQDDPKSFAAMRYTEARLSKYSNILLNEIVKGTVNFIPNFDGTLFEPKILPACLPNIILNGSTGIAVGMSTDIPPHNIKEISNAIIKLIDFPKIKLKEILNIIQGPDFPTGSEIITSKDEIYKIYKKGRGSIKLRASWKTKDNKIIITSLPYQISGVRIIEQITTQMRNKKLPMIDEIRDESDYENPTRIIIIIRNNFNYLKIEQIMYHLFFTTDLEKSYRINLNMIGLNNKPAVKNLIEILSEWIIFRKKIVKKRLNFNLQKICKRLHIITGLLIVYSHLEEFINIIRLNPNPSDIFKKKFKLTDIQIETLLNFKLRSISFIEKKKLIDEKKKLEIKYKNIKKILFSEKNMNLFLKKEILLASDNYGNIRRSILKKRKDAKLLNESELISNEPITIILSKMGWIRCAKGHTIDPLNLNYKSGDSFLLSVKGKKNQTIVVLDSKGRSYSIDPFSLPAARSSGEPLHGKLNISQGSIIKSLLMESNDREILLSSSAGYGFICKFNDLIACNRNGKLSIILSEKAEILPPLIIKNKNNKILVIS from the coding sequence ATGAATAAATTGGTACAAAAAAATTTAATAGAGTCAGAATCTATGCAGTTAGATAAATTTGCAGAACATGCTTATTTAAATTATTCTATTTATGTAATATCTGATCGAGCATTACCCCATATTGGAGATGGATTAAAACCAGTACAAAGAAGAATTATATATGCTATGTCTGAATTAGGATTAAAATATTCGTGTAAATTTAAAAAATCTGCTAGAACAATCGGTGATGTTATTGGTAAATATCATCCCCATGGGGATGTCGCATGTTATGAAGCAATGGTTTTAATGGCTCAATCATTTTCTTATAGATATCCTTTAATAGAAGGACAAGGTAATTGGGGTTCTCAAGATGATCCTAAATCTTTTGCTGCGATGAGATATACGGAAGCTCGTTTATCAAAATATTCTAATATATTATTAAATGAAATTGTAAAAGGAACTGTAAATTTTATACCAAATTTTGATGGAACATTATTTGAACCTAAAATATTACCTGCATGTTTACCTAATATTATCTTAAATGGATCAACAGGGATAGCGGTAGGTATGTCAACAGATATTCCTCCTCATAATATTAAAGAAATATCTAATGCTATAATTAAATTAATTGACTTTCCTAAAATAAAATTAAAAGAAATTTTAAATATAATTCAAGGTCCTGATTTTCCTACTGGAAGTGAAATTATAACATCTAAAGATGAAATTTATAAAATTTATAAAAAAGGTAGAGGTTCTATTAAATTAAGAGCATCATGGAAAACAAAAGATAATAAAATTATTATTACATCATTACCTTATCAAATTTCTGGAGTACGTATTATTGAACAAATTACTACACAAATGAGAAATAAAAAATTACCAATGATTGACGAAATTAGAGATGAATCTGATTATGAAAATCCTACTAGGATAATTATTATTATTCGTAATAATTTTAATTATTTAAAAATTGAACAAATTATGTATCATTTGTTTTTTACTACCGATTTAGAAAAAAGTTATCGTATCAATTTAAATATGATAGGTTTAAATAATAAACCTGCTGTAAAAAATTTAATAGAAATATTATCCGAATGGATTATATTTAGAAAAAAAATAGTAAAAAAACGTTTAAATTTTAATTTACAAAAAATATGTAAAAGATTACATATAATTACAGGGTTATTAATCGTTTATTCTCATTTAGAAGAATTTATAAACATTATTCGTTTAAATCCAAATCCTAGTGATATTTTTAAAAAAAAATTTAAACTTACTGATATACAAATAGAAACATTACTAAATTTTAAATTACGTTCTATTTCATTTATAGAAAAAAAAAAACTGATTGATGAAAAAAAAAAATTAGAAATAAAATATAAAAATATTAAAAAAATATTATTTTCAGAAAAAAATATGAATTTATTTTTAAAAAAAGAAATATTATTAGCTTCAGATAATTATGGTAATATACGTCGTTCAATACTCAAAAAAAGAAAAGATGCAAAATTATTAAATGAATCTGAATTAATTTCAAATGAACCAATTACGATTATTCTATCTAAAATGGGTTGGATAAGATGTGCAAAAGGGCATACAATAGATCCTTTAAATTTAAATTATAAATCAGGAGATTCTTTTTTACTTTCAGTAAAAGGGAAAAAAAATCAAACAATAGTTGTTTTAGATTCCAAAGGACGTAGTTATAGTATTGATCCATTTTCTTTACCTGCAGCACGTAGTAGTGGAGAACCTTTACATGGAAAATTAAATATTTCACAAGGATCTATAATTAAAAGTTTATTAATGGAATCTAATGATAGAGAAATTCTTTTATCTTCTAGCGCTGGTTATGGTTTTATATGTAAATTTAATGATTTAATAGCATGTAATAGAAATGGTAAATTATCTATTATTTTATCAGAAAAAGCAGAAATATTACCTCCATTAATAATTAAAAATAAAAATAATAAAATATTAGTTATATCT
- a CDS encoding 3-deoxy-7-phosphoheptulonate synthase → MKDIYFKNKRYLITPKELKIKLPISKKNKEQILNSRKIISDIISGKNHKLLIICGPCSIHNIDEAIEYSKFLKKMFSKIHNNIYLVMRVYFEKPRTILGWKGLINDPYMDHSFNINKGLYLARELLIKLVKNNIPLATEILDPNTLKYLDDLLSWIAIGARTVESQVHREIASSVNIPVGFKNNIDGNISSAINAIQASAIEHHFISLDNNGKICIIDTKGNKNCHLILRGGKKPNYYKDDILSCEQSLLKVNLKPKIMIDCSHGNSNKDFKKQILVIQSIISQIKEGNNSIIGIMLESYIKNGNQILNIQNYKELKYGISITDGCIDLQTTKNILYKINNELDFILKKRLL, encoded by the coding sequence ATGAAAGATATTTATTTTAAAAATAAAAGATATTTAATAACTCCTAAAGAATTAAAAATTAAATTACCTATCTCTAAAAAAAACAAAGAACAAATATTAAATTCACGTAAAATTATATCAGATATTATTTCAGGTAAAAATCATAAATTATTAATTATTTGTGGACCTTGTTCTATTCATAATATTGATGAAGCAATAGAATATAGTAAATTTTTAAAAAAAATGTTTTCTAAAATTCATAATAATATATACCTTGTTATGAGAGTATATTTTGAAAAACCTAGAACTATTTTAGGATGGAAAGGATTAATTAATGATCCATACATGGATCATTCTTTTAATATAAACAAAGGATTATATTTAGCACGAGAATTGTTAATTAAATTAGTTAAAAATAATATTCCATTAGCAACAGAAATATTAGATCCTAATACATTAAAATATCTTGATGATCTGTTAAGTTGGATAGCTATTGGCGCACGTACTGTAGAATCACAAGTACACAGAGAAATAGCTTCTTCAGTTAATATTCCTGTAGGTTTTAAAAATAATATAGACGGAAATATTTCTTCGGCTATTAATGCAATTCAAGCTTCTGCTATAGAACATCATTTTATTAGTCTAGATAATAATGGTAAAATTTGTATTATTGATACTAAAGGAAATAAAAATTGTCATCTTATTTTAAGAGGGGGTAAAAAACCTAATTACTATAAAGATGATATTTTATCATGTGAACAATCTTTATTAAAAGTAAATTTAAAACCTAAAATTATGATAGATTGTAGTCATGGAAATTCTAATAAAGATTTTAAAAAACAAATTTTAGTTATTCAATCCATAATTTCACAAATTAAAGAAGGAAATAATTCTATTATAGGTATAATGCTTGAAAGTTATATTAAAAACGGAAATCAGATTTTAAATATTCAAAATTATAAAGAATTAAAATATGGAATATCAATTACAGATGGATGTATAGATTTACAAACAACAAAAAATATTTTATATAAAATTAATAATGAATTAGATTTCATTCTTAAAAAACGTTTGTTATAA
- the tyrA gene encoding bifunctional chorismate mutase/prephenate dehydrogenase, producing the protein MLNKLNLLRNEIDNLDLKLLKILSKRFELVKKIGAIKNKYGLPLYDPKREKDIINLKKKEAKKIGISANFIEKIFYRIINQSYSYEKIKIFKKIKPNFLKILIISYNKNISILFKEMLAITGYDVFYIEEKKININKINYLFKKIGMIILDVSKTFFEKLIKKLVFLPKNCILIDLSPIKKIFMTKILKIYKGPVLGLYFLFNYKKNLLFKESIIYCYGRKEKHYIWFLKQIEIWGLKIKNMNIIEHDKYIFFIESLKYLHTLMYSIFLLKTKISLNKIFILSKPVFKLNSLIVKNFFSTNPQLYFYLIKYSKNNTQKIKKYLDYINNLVILVNKEKKIKIIDIFKKIKKLLVTNKEFLF; encoded by the coding sequence ATGTTAAATAAATTAAATTTATTACGTAATGAAATTGATAATTTAGATTTAAAATTATTAAAAATTTTATCAAAAAGATTCGAATTAGTAAAAAAAATAGGAGCAATAAAAAATAAATATGGATTACCCCTTTATGATCCTAAAAGAGAAAAAGATATAATTAATTTAAAAAAAAAAGAAGCAAAAAAAATAGGAATATCTGCTAATTTTATTGAAAAAATATTTTATCGAATTATTAATCAATCATATTCTTATGAAAAAATAAAAATATTTAAAAAAATAAAACCTAATTTTTTAAAAATATTAATTATTAGTTATAATAAAAATATAAGTATTTTATTTAAAGAAATGTTAGCTATAACTGGATATGATGTTTTTTATATAGAAGAAAAAAAAATTAATATTAATAAAATTAATTATTTATTTAAAAAAATAGGTATGATTATCTTAGATGTATCAAAAACATTTTTTGAAAAATTAATTAAAAAATTGGTTTTTTTACCTAAAAATTGTATTTTAATTGATTTATCTCCTATAAAAAAAATATTTATGACGAAAATATTAAAAATATATAAAGGACCTGTCTTAGGTTTATATTTTTTATTTAATTATAAAAAAAATCTTTTATTTAAAGAATCAATAATATATTGTTATGGCCGTAAAGAAAAACATTATATTTGGTTTTTAAAACAAATAGAAATTTGGGGATTAAAAATTAAAAATATGAATATAATCGAACATGATAAATATATTTTTTTTATAGAATCGTTAAAATATTTACATACACTAATGTATAGTATTTTTTTACTAAAAACAAAAATATCTTTAAATAAAATTTTTATTTTATCAAAACCTGTATTTAAATTAAATTCACTAATTGTAAAAAATTTTTTTTCTACAAATCCACAATTATATTTTTATTTAATTAAATATTCTAAAAATAATACTCAAAAAATTAAAAAATATTTAGATTATATTAATAACTTAGTTATTTTAGTTAATAAAGAAAAAAAAATAAAAATAATTGATATTTTTAAGAAAATTAAAAAATTATTAGTAACAAATAAAGAATTTTTATTCTAA
- the bamD gene encoding outer membrane protein assembly factor BamD, with product MKIFIKNKFFFINILICILLLFTTNCEYYLIPEKKILKNSLKHEYLKAVKILVDKKYKKALIQFSNLYINYPYNMYTEKILVYLIYLNYLNKDFINVLELSEEFIESYDSSAFISYIFYIRILSEISLDSNNLLQILFNINRNNCNPFYTKLAIHDTKIFIKNFPKSKYTNILKKKLIKMRKRIQLFDLNIINFFLKKKNYTATINRCLIFLKEYPNSVNTCFVKKILKYSYNEISLKK from the coding sequence ATGAAAATTTTTATAAAAAATAAATTTTTTTTTATTAATATTTTAATATGTATATTATTATTATTTACAACTAATTGTGAATATTATTTAATTCCAGAAAAAAAAATTTTAAAAAATTCATTAAAACATGAATATTTAAAAGCTGTAAAAATTTTAGTTGATAAAAAATATAAAAAAGCTTTAATACAATTTAGTAATTTATATATTAATTATCCGTATAATATGTATACGGAAAAAATTTTAGTTTATTTAATTTATTTAAATTATCTTAATAAAGATTTTATAAATGTTTTAGAATTATCAGAAGAATTTATTGAATCATATGATTCATCTGCATTTATTAGTTATATTTTTTATATTAGAATTTTATCAGAAATATCTTTAGATTCTAATAATTTACTCCAGATTTTATTTAACATAAATAGAAATAATTGTAATCCTTTTTATACTAAATTAGCTATTCATGATACAAAAATATTTATTAAAAATTTTCCTAAAAGTAAATATACTAATATTTTAAAAAAAAAATTAATCAAAATGAGAAAAAGAATACAATTATTTGATTTAAATATCATAAATTTTTTTTTAAAAAAAAAAAATTATACAGCTACTATTAATAGATGTTTAATTTTTTTAAAAGAATATCCTAATAGTGTAAATACATGTTTTGTTAAAAAAATTTTAAAATATTCATATAATGAAATATCTTTAAAAAAATAA
- a CDS encoding S4 domain-containing protein: MKYLKLTLKVCSKYNKQRLDVFLTKKIIQFSRSQIKKIIINNNVKINNNIINIPKKKFF; the protein is encoded by the coding sequence ATGAAATATCTAAAATTAACACTAAAAGTTTGTTCAAAATATAATAAACAAAGATTAGATGTTTTTCTTACTAAAAAAATTATACAATTTTCGAGATCACAAATAAAAAAAATTATAATTAATAATAATGTAAAAATAAATAATAATATTATAAATATTCCTAAAAAAAAATTTTTTTAG
- a CDS encoding RluA family pseudouridine synthase — translation MLVINKINNLVVHPANKNKNNTIFNSLLFHYPHLRDVPRAGIVHRLDKNTTGLMIIAKNMNSYMFLKKELKKHNIIREYETIVNGIIKKNGIINYPIKRVYKKNYICMDINPLGKKAITKYFVKNIFKNHTHLRIRLETGRTHQIRVHLSYIKNSIVGDLVYKQCKNNYIINNFYKNKINQIIQRQALHACYLKFKHPFFNINIKLYSKLPNDINNLINFLKKNKI, via the coding sequence ATTTTAGTTATAAATAAAATAAATAATTTAGTTGTACATCCTGCTAATAAAAATAAAAATAATACTATTTTTAATTCTTTATTATTTCATTATCCACATTTAAGAGATGTACCCAGAGCAGGTATTGTACATAGATTAGATAAAAATACTACAGGATTAATGATTATAGCAAAAAATATGAATTCGTATATGTTTTTAAAAAAAGAATTAAAAAAACATAATATTATTCGCGAATATGAAACTATTGTAAATGGGATAATAAAAAAAAATGGGATAATTAATTATCCAATAAAACGTGTATATAAAAAAAATTATATTTGTATGGATATTAATCCATTAGGTAAAAAAGCAATAACAAAATATTTTGTAAAAAACATTTTTAAAAATCATACCCATTTAAGAATAAGATTAGAAACAGGTAGAACACATCAAATTAGAGTTCATTTATCTTATATTAAAAATAGTATTGTTGGTGATTTAGTTTATAAACAATGTAAAAATAATTATATAATCAATAATTTTTATAAAAATAAAATCAATCAAATAATCCAAAGACAAGCTTTACATGCTTGTTATTTAAAATTTAAACATCCATTTTTTAACATAAATATTAAATTATATTCAAAATTACCAAATGATATAAATAATTTAATTAATTTTTTAAAAAAAAATAAAATTTAA
- a CDS encoding thioredoxin domain-containing protein, translating to MNIKKYVLFFSMFFLLLITSSNCIASKKSSEILFYDVLTKEEQKLFTKEFGKKPIIIEFFSFLCSHCYELHTSINQKILKNKIPKNVKIVRIHYNRIDQEDSLSSILGYAWAVAKMLDVEDQVIGPIFDGVHKTASIHDYNSIKRIFVRNTKVTGPMFDAAWNSNIARILFEKEYDLIEKFNIHLVPDVYINNKFIVNLSGIYTSDNYNFYQNYINLIKKLLKR from the coding sequence ATGAATATAAAAAAATATGTATTATTTTTTAGCATGTTCTTTTTATTATTAATTACATCTAGTAATTGTATAGCATCTAAAAAATCATCTGAAATTTTATTTTATGATGTTTTAACAAAAGAAGAACAAAAATTATTTACTAAAGAATTTGGTAAAAAACCAATTATAATTGAATTTTTTTCATTTTTATGTTCACATTGTTATGAACTTCATACAAGTATTAATCAAAAAATTTTAAAAAATAAAATACCAAAAAATGTAAAAATTGTAAGAATTCATTATAATAGAATAGATCAAGAAGATAGTTTATCTAGTATATTAGGTTATGCCTGGGCTGTTGCTAAAATGTTAGACGTAGAAGATCAAGTAATTGGTCCAATTTTTGATGGTGTACATAAAACTGCATCTATTCATGATTATAATTCTATAAAAAGAATTTTTGTAAGAAATACAAAAGTAACAGGACCAATGTTTGATGCAGCATGGAATAGTAATATAGCTAGAATATTATTTGAAAAAGAATATGATTTAATTGAAAAATTTAATATACATTTAGTACCTGATGTATATATTAATAATAAATTTATAGTTAATCTTTCTGGAATATATACCAGCGATAACTATAATTTTTATCAAAATTATATTAATTTAATAAAAAAACTTTTAAAAAGATAA